In Marivirga salinae, a single window of DNA contains:
- the dapA gene encoding 4-hydroxy-tetrahydrodipicolinate synthase, giving the protein MSEKFQETTKKFKGVGPALITPFKEDLTVDREALEKLLIHTAKGADYFVVQGTTGESATTTLKEKQEILALVKTHNPKNLPIVFGAGGNNTQAVIDFIGQIDLSGVDAILSASPHYNKPSQEGIYQHFVKIAEASPVPVILYNVPGRTASNIKAETTLRLAQHENIIGIKEASGDLGQCMEIMAGKPKEFLLISGDDLLTNAMITLGAVGVISVLANPFPEVFAEMVQNALKGDFAKSNESLFKLLRVNSLMYEESNPVGAKEALRQQGVCGNYVRMPLMQATEGLSKRIAEKIKESGLK; this is encoded by the coding sequence ATGTCAGAAAAATTTCAGGAAACAACTAAGAAATTTAAGGGGGTGGGACCTGCGTTAATCACCCCATTTAAAGAAGATTTAACAGTAGATAGGGAAGCTTTAGAAAAGCTATTGATACACACTGCCAAAGGAGCAGATTACTTTGTGGTGCAAGGAACTACAGGTGAATCAGCCACTACAACTTTAAAAGAAAAGCAAGAGATTTTAGCTCTTGTAAAAACGCATAATCCTAAAAACTTACCTATAGTTTTTGGAGCGGGTGGAAATAATACACAAGCTGTCATTGATTTTATAGGTCAGATTGATTTATCTGGAGTAGATGCTATCTTATCAGCATCTCCTCATTATAATAAACCTTCTCAGGAGGGGATTTATCAGCATTTTGTAAAAATCGCAGAAGCTTCACCAGTTCCTGTAATTTTATATAATGTTCCTGGAAGAACTGCTTCCAATATAAAAGCTGAAACCACTTTGAGATTGGCACAGCATGAAAATATTATTGGCATAAAAGAAGCTTCTGGTGATTTAGGACAGTGCATGGAAATCATGGCTGGAAAGCCTAAGGAATTCTTATTGATATCCGGTGATGATTTATTGACTAATGCTATGATTACATTAGGAGCAGTAGGGGTGATTTCAGTTTTAGCAAATCCATTTCCTGAAGTGTTTGCGGAAATGGTGCAGAATGCTTTGAAAGGAGATTTTGCCAAATCAAATGAAAGCCTTTTCAAATTATTGAGAGTTAATTCTCTAATGTATGAGGAAAGCAATCCGGTAGGAGCAAAAGAAGCATTACGCCAGCAAGGTGTATGCGGTAATTATGTAAGAATGCCTTTAATGCAAGCAACGGAAGGTTTATCTAAAAGAATAGCAGAGAAAATTAAGGAATCTGGATTGAAATAG
- a CDS encoding DUF6913 domain-containing protein, whose product MIKHKILLYKVRRGQKKSKFLHQAYPYSKLKKVGVIFSFDDLKKHEAVKKFIKTLKADGIEVITLAYKPKDTQNFEFYFDFFEDSDFGFFGKIDNPYFQSFLNQKLEYLFCLDDSLNLYMQYLLVHSKTDARIGAYQPTETEASFFELMIKPRESGDTNILTEEIIHYVRKISGNN is encoded by the coding sequence GTGATTAAACACAAAATTCTATTATATAAAGTAAGAAGAGGGCAGAAGAAAAGTAAATTTTTACATCAGGCTTATCCATATAGTAAGCTCAAAAAAGTAGGAGTTATTTTTTCCTTCGATGATTTAAAAAAGCATGAGGCAGTCAAGAAATTCATCAAAACACTAAAAGCTGATGGGATAGAGGTAATTACTCTAGCATACAAACCCAAAGACACGCAAAATTTTGAATTCTATTTTGATTTTTTTGAAGATAGTGATTTCGGTTTCTTTGGGAAAATTGACAATCCTTATTTCCAAAGCTTTTTGAACCAAAAGTTGGAATATTTATTTTGCTTAGATGATTCGCTAAACTTGTATATGCAATATTTGTTAGTGCATTCAAAAACCGATGCAAGAATCGGAGCCTATCAGCCCACTGAAACAGAAGCCTCATTTTTTGAATTGATGATAAAGCCAAGAGAAAGTGGAGACACCAATATTTTAACAGAAGAGATTATTCATTATGTCAGAAAAATTTCAGGAAACAACTAA
- the ligA gene encoding NAD-dependent DNA ligase LigA, with translation MDKKAAEQKIQELSEKLHYYNYKYYQESVSEISDYEFDMMLKELIELEEQFPDLKTSDSPSQRVGGDITKNFETVEHKIPMLSLGNTYSKEELDDFDGRVKRGLGDEEYEYFCELKFDGVAISLHYENGKLIRGVTRGDGTKGDDITNNAKTIRTIPLKVRGTEFPEYFEARGEVFLPREAFNEINREREENGEALLANPRNAASGTLKMQDSGVVAKRKLDCYLYSYAGEDLPIDSHEEGIKQLEKFGFNVSQNYKKCQNINEVFDFINEWEEKRHSLPVDTDGIVIKVNSLAQQEQLGFTAKSPRWAIAYKYKAESSTTVLKEITYQVGRTGAVTPVANLEPVSLAGTTVKRASLHNANEIARLDLRVGDTVHVEKGGEIIPKITGVDLTKRDLGSSEVEYLKNCPECGTELVRAEGEAVHYCPNKKGCPPQIKGSIEHYIQRKAADIDSMGERTIHMLYEKGLVNNVADLYDLTYEEVFELEGFKELSSKNLLKGIEDSKQIPFENILFGLGIRFVGKTVAEKLAAHFKNIDNLSKASFEELIEVPEIGERIAQSVVEYFQDKDTIELIERLKSAGLQFEIKETVVEQKGNALEGKSLVVSGVFEHYGRDEIKQVIKQYGGKVVSAISGKVDILVAGENMGPAKRQKAEKLGVKIIDENEFRSLIKEN, from the coding sequence ATGGATAAAAAAGCAGCCGAACAAAAAATTCAGGAGTTAAGTGAAAAGCTTCATTATTATAATTATAAATACTATCAGGAAAGTGTTTCTGAAATTTCTGATTATGAGTTTGATATGATGCTAAAAGAGCTCATTGAGTTGGAAGAGCAATTTCCTGACTTGAAAACTTCCGATTCCCCTAGTCAGCGAGTGGGTGGCGATATCACTAAAAATTTCGAAACGGTTGAGCATAAAATCCCCATGCTTTCTTTGGGCAATACTTATTCCAAAGAAGAGTTGGATGATTTTGATGGTAGAGTAAAAAGAGGATTGGGGGATGAAGAGTATGAATATTTCTGTGAGCTTAAATTTGATGGTGTAGCCATCAGTTTGCATTATGAAAACGGTAAATTAATAAGAGGAGTAACTCGGGGAGATGGGACTAAAGGAGATGATATTACCAATAATGCTAAAACCATCCGTACTATTCCTCTGAAAGTGAGAGGCACAGAATTCCCTGAATATTTTGAAGCTAGAGGTGAGGTCTTTTTGCCAAGAGAAGCTTTTAATGAAATTAATAGAGAGCGAGAAGAAAATGGTGAAGCCCTTTTGGCAAACCCTAGAAATGCAGCCTCTGGAACATTGAAAATGCAGGATTCAGGAGTTGTTGCCAAAAGGAAATTGGACTGCTATTTATATTCCTATGCTGGTGAAGATTTGCCTATAGATTCCCATGAAGAAGGAATAAAACAATTGGAGAAATTTGGTTTTAATGTTTCTCAAAATTACAAAAAGTGTCAAAACATCAATGAGGTATTTGATTTCATCAATGAGTGGGAGGAAAAAAGACATTCCTTGCCGGTTGATACAGATGGTATTGTGATAAAAGTCAATAGCCTAGCTCAGCAAGAACAATTAGGTTTTACAGCAAAAAGTCCGAGATGGGCGATTGCTTATAAATACAAAGCAGAAAGCTCCACTACTGTTTTAAAAGAGATTACCTATCAGGTTGGAAGAACAGGCGCAGTTACCCCAGTCGCCAATTTAGAACCTGTTTCTTTGGCTGGAACGACCGTGAAACGAGCTTCATTGCATAATGCCAATGAAATTGCTCGACTGGACTTAAGGGTAGGTGATACAGTTCATGTGGAAAAAGGAGGCGAAATTATTCCGAAAATTACTGGAGTAGATTTGACCAAAAGAGATTTGGGAAGTTCTGAGGTGGAATATCTCAAAAACTGTCCCGAATGCGGAACAGAATTAGTAAGGGCTGAAGGAGAAGCTGTTCATTATTGCCCCAATAAAAAGGGATGCCCTCCACAAATTAAAGGATCCATAGAACATTATATTCAGCGAAAAGCCGCTGATATTGATTCCATGGGCGAGCGCACCATTCATATGTTGTATGAAAAAGGATTGGTAAATAATGTAGCGGATCTTTATGATTTGACTTATGAGGAGGTTTTTGAGCTAGAAGGCTTTAAAGAGTTAAGTAGTAAAAATCTTTTAAAAGGAATTGAAGACTCAAAGCAAATCCCATTTGAAAACATCTTATTCGGATTGGGTATCCGCTTTGTTGGAAAAACGGTAGCCGAGAAATTAGCAGCTCATTTTAAAAATATTGATAATTTGTCGAAAGCTTCCTTTGAAGAATTGATAGAAGTTCCTGAAATTGGCGAACGAATTGCCCAAAGCGTAGTGGAATATTTTCAGGATAAAGATACTATTGAATTGATTGAGCGTTTGAAATCAGCGGGCCTTCAATTTGAGATCAAAGAAACTGTAGTTGAGCAAAAAGGTAATGCGCTGGAAGGCAAGTCTTTGGTGGTTTCAGGAGTATTTGAGCATTACGGAAGAGATGAAATTAAGCAAGTAATTAAGCAATATGGTGGAAAAGTAGTTTCGGCTATTTCAGGAAAAGTAGATATATTAGTGGCTGGAGAAAATATGGGCCCTGCCAAAAGGCAAAAAGCAGAAAAACTAGGAGTGAAAATCATCGATGAAAATGAATTTCGTAGCCTGATAAAAGAAAATTAA